Within the Telopea speciosissima isolate NSW1024214 ecotype Mountain lineage chromosome 4, Tspe_v1, whole genome shotgun sequence genome, the region CTTTCATTTTACAAATACTCTAATCGCAAAGGTTGCACTCCAAAGTGTGATTACATAGGGATCCGAATGACTATACTCAGGAGATGAAGTAGTGAAGAGAAACAATAAACACGTATTGAAATAGAACCACAGTACACGAACGCGTATGTCTTCCAAATACATTGGCTGTCCTATATGTTCAGATAAAAGATTTACTGTATGATTCACATGGGCTAAATGTTCAATGGTCTAGATTTGAAGATTCTTAGACAGATACCAAAGAAGTGACCAAATAACTTTTGTCATTGCTTTAAGTGATGTGTGTCTATGATTCATATCCAACTTTGCTTAAATAATGGGCTCCTCTGTTATGAGATGCTCTCCTTGTCATCCGATTAAAGATTTTAAGAAACTATTAATCAGACGGTAGAAAACTGCATTCTCATGTGTGGGGCATCTTAATAGAATCAGAATAAAGCTTTCTCCATTAAAATCCAACCCTTAAACCTCTTAAGGACCAACTAAAGTTACAAAACCCATCTCAAATTCTCACGGTTTACATCTCGAGTACCCAACTCATACATTCAATTCACAGTCTATACAGACATTCTGTCTCTCTTTATTTCTCTGTCTGGATCTCGATTGTCCAGTCCAATACATCAAACCGAGACGCACGGGAACGTTTCACAGAAAAGTAGAGAGAACACAAGCAAATACCAAACGATACTTAAGAACCCTGGTCTCCCGTTGAGTTTGTTTTTGTTGCCGCAACCTCTGTTCTCAGtttgttcttattcttcttcttgtaagtttcacttcttccccttcttttttttctttgattcaaGATTTGCAGAGGATCTGAGCTGTTATATTTTGGgctacctttttcttttctccctttcagttTCTGCTGGAAATTGATGGTTGGGTTTTTCTTGATTTTGCACTACCCCCtctaaaaatagttttttttttccttcaagttTCTGCTGATGTGAAAGATGGGTTTCCATGGAAAATGATTTGAAATTGATTCTTTGTTGAATTGAGTGTGTTGATTCCCTTTGAGACTTACCTTGCGCTTAAGTTCACGTTTGGTATTTGGTGGATTTTGATTGAACCGGTTTTTTGGATCTGAAAGACATCTCCTTTTCCAGTCATTAGTATAATCTTCATAGGGCATCTATTGCAAATGGATGGAATTGTGTTACTAGAGAGAATTATCCCTATAATCATCCAAAAACGGGAGTAAAGACCCATATTTTATGCTTTATCTGGACAATATTAGGGGCATTATCATAAATATTGAGACAAATTATTTAGTGAGCCATcgtttgatgaacaatagttggaAAGAGATGtggtgaaagaaaaaatttaatCATGGTGTTAGAAAAAGCATTGAAAAAGAAGTTCTGGATGAAGCTAGAAGAACCACAATCGATATAGGCTTATTAGAGATGCAGAGTTTAGAATGCCAGACAATTGGTGGTTAGGTGGCTTTGTTTTAGTGGACAGACTATGCTATTTTCCTATCAACTTCACAATAATATGGTGAACTGGGAATTACATTGAGATATGGTGTCAACTGGTCTGCAGATATTCTGAATAAGTGCATCATGTTGAAGATTGAATGCTTTTAGGGTCTTAAATTTAAGATTTCCTTCATCATTATTCACAAGTTAGGTAGCTTCCATTCCCTTATGACTAGCATCCACTTTTACAGGGTACTTAGTCTTTTTTTCTATTGGTGTTGAGTAGTAAATGGGTGTTTTGAATGGCTTCTCCACTTCAATCAAAATGAATTGAATTGTCACACTTTGTCAAGCTGAAGAGGATCTTCATGACTTAAGAGTTTGAAGGATATATCTAAagtttttgttgttttagtCTCTTTTGGATGGTGTACTGGGGTAATCTTGTTGGCAAGAACTTCAGACAAGTAGTTGGAAATGGAGTATTGTCTTAGAACCATTGTTGAGTACATATAGCTGATTAAGTAATCTGTGTGAGGACTGAGTAGCACATTCTTGTACAACTTCTGGGCATTAACAAAGGTCCCATGAAGTTATGTTCAGGCCTAAGAATTTGCTGGAATTTACGTGACCCAGTATCATAGAGGACTGTGTTTTCTAACAGAATGATAGTTGgagaattgggggggggggggggggaagctgGAAATTCATTGCCCAGCAAATTCACGTGACCCAGTATCATAGAGGACTGTATTTTCTAACAGAATGATAGTTGgagaattgggggggggggggggaagctgaAAATTCATTGCCCATCAATCTGAAAATATTGTTCTTTATTCTTGCAATCCTCTGTTTACACCTTCTCCTGAAATTAACTACTTGTGTAATAGAAGATTGTGTCCCATGGTAGACTTATGATTTTCTgcaagggagaaaagagaattcCAGCATGATGCTATTAAGGGAAATCCATGGAAATGGTATGTATTTGTCTCTGATCTGCCTTGTTGGGTAATGTTTTCTATTGAGGTCCATGCTTGGACACTCGTTCATCTTGAACAATTAAAACTGTGTGGTATGGAGTTTTCCATgctaagaatgcatttttctGCCCTTGGTTTTGCATTCAGTGTATCATACAGCATtgttatctctcttagttttgatttctttaCGAGTTCCAAGGATTTGGGCTCTATTGCCAATTTATCATGTGGTTCTGACTCCTAACACGTAATGCATCTGGTGGATCTTGGAAATTGGTTCTTCAGACTGACTTTGTGGATCTCTTCAAGGGGGTGGGGCCCATTCATTCTGTTAAAGGAGGCATATTTGTATATTATCTATGTTGCCTAGGATAGCTGTTTGCAATATATTCTTGTTAGCATGACAGATGATGCAATGTGTTTAGTGCCATTTAGTCTGTTAGAGACGGGATTATTAGTGATAAATCAAAATATTTCCTCACTTGGAAAATGTATTGAAGAAGTAAAATTCGGGAAAGAGAATAAGAATACCGTGTtacaattttaatttaatatgcACATTGCCTTCATCACAGTGATAGTAAGTCATCTTTATGTTGGCTCTATCGTATTACAGGGTTCCCTGAATGAGTCCCAACTTCTGTGTGATTGCCTGCTTGGAGAGTTGGAAGAGCATGTAGCATAACCTCTTCATTTTAAGCTTCCTTTGTAGCTTCTCACTCTATGTAATTGTGTTTAATGGACTTTCTTCCAAACTCTTCCTTGATAGATCCTTTATCATATATGTAGTATGTGTCCGACATGTCTATTTGTTTTGGTGCTTTTGTAGAATATGTGACAGTCTGTGGATGTCCTTCTGTACTCAGTCATAGATTGATTTTATGCGTCCAGCCTCTGTGGAAACGTAACTTATTCTAAAATGTTTGTCTCTAGCTCTGGTTTTTGATTTATTTGGGGTGTAGAGAGACACATTTCTAATTTTGGTTGATGTGATGTAAGGCAGTTTATACTTCAACTAACCATTCATGCCAATATGACTGACTCATTTGTCTGTTGACCAAATTATTGCAAAATGTTTGTATATTCTTACTGAAATTGTCTTAAGAGTTCTATAAGAAAGAAACatattcctccttttttttttaaaatgtattatttcaTTGACTTTTGTAATTGAATCACTAAGACCTATTACACTGAGATTTTATGTGCCAATGATTCCAGGTTCGGCTGAGGCAGAGAGTTGTGATAAACCATGGTTCTTGACAGCTTATCTTCTCCACATCGGAGGACCCAAAGCCCACTGTCCTCATTTAAGAAACAGTTCCCTACCCGTGAAGAGTTTGGAAGCTTGTCAACCCTTGTTCAACGGCACCGTTTTCTTCTAACTGCGCTTGTTCTTCTAGCTTTCCTGTGCTGTATTTATCTCTACTTTGCTATCACTCTGGGAGCCACTGAATCTTGCTCGGGGTTGACAGGAGCGCAAAAGGCATTGTGTCGATTGGAGGCAGCAAAAACATCTGTATCCAGAGGAAAACTGAAACATTTCTGAGaattttttgacttttttttttttaaaataaaaaatcgaaTGGCTGATTGTTGGGGGGGATTATTTTAGATTTGCTAGTTGATATCATTCTTGTATCAAGTATACTGGGGATTTTATGGTATTCTGTTTTTGTTGTATTATGGAAGTTGGATTGACATATTGTAactttttatgattatcttcaTTATAAAACTGTAGTTTTGATGGAACTTGTTTCCCAACTTGATGATCACCCTTCTGATGCTGATGGTAAATTTTACCTGGATAGGTTGAGTATGTGTATTCAAATCtatctttaaattttttttgcctGAGTTGTTGCATGAAAAGATTAAGTTTATTCTAATAATATGATATGAAAGTGCTATGCTTGAATGGAGACCAAGAACGGCAAATGGGGTAAGCAGATGATTTAGCCAAAAAAGGGGTGCTCCAACAAAGACTGATGGAGATGATATTCCTTTATGATGTGGGGCTTATTGTGCAGGTACAGTTAAGCTTCAGGTGCCGACTGTATTTCAGTGTTAGAAGATCATTTGGATTATTAACCTCCTTAATTTTAAAGTCAAACTCAATGATATGTCTCTCCATGACAAGCTTCTTAATCCCGGGATTGGTCTTGGGATCGGTCAACATTGAAACCGATCCGATACAGATACGGATTGGTCAAAATTATTCTGGATCGGTCTGAAGTGGAAAAAATCTTGGTTTTGTTGGATAAGTTTTGGAATCGGTTAGTATCGGTCAGAAAAATCTGAAAAATGGTAATCACAGGGCTTGCGAGATTAACCTTGTCCACTACCACTATTatcgccaacttaatccctaatccttatttctttttagcTTATCTTGACTACTCAACCACAGGTCCACAACCACTACCACCATTAAAGCCACCTTATCCCTATTTCTCTATTTAGCTTATGTTTTCATGGAATTAAATCTTCCTTTAATTGATTCCCCTTATTATATCTCAGATTTGAGGCTCTCAAATTTCCAAATTGTAAATCTGGgtttaaaaccctaatcacCTTATGCAATGAAATCTTCAAATATGGGGCCAAAATCAATGTTTACATTGAATGAAATCTTTCCTTAATCTATTCCCCACTAAAAAAGGGTAAGATTTCCTTATTTCCCACGGATTTGAAGCACCATAAGAGCAAAGGACCCAGTAGCCACTGCAAAACTAATccatcaaattttaaaatagcTAACATGATGCACAAAACCTTCACTATAAAGAACTCAATTGGTGGATCGAATATGGGTGATTTCCCACTTCTGGACAAGGAATTAATTCGTAGGACTTCTAGGCCCCTTAGGGGGGGTGTCCCACCTTGAACCGATCCTCCACACATGCTCGAATGGTCCTGATGAAGGTTGAACGCATTCTAGTTTTGTTatgaatgataaaaaaatttctctccATCTAAATATGAGAGATGGTGCTACAAAAAACAAGTTTACCTATGCCCGCAATAGCATCCCTTTTGATTGTAGTGGCCAGTGGTAATATATAACCCCCCGCCCCCCATTGTTAACTTTTTCTTGTTTAACATCAACTAAATTAGTATTGGTTGCCTTGTAAAAGCAAAAgactataaaataaaaaaattccttctatattataaaaataaggaaaaaagatctttgtctgagagtgtggcctacaccagcactcccatgagtcatAACAAGCGACGTTATTATGAACTTAATTCATCATAAACATGTAATAttcaagagaaataaaataaaatcatatagGAGAGAGATAAAAGAAACAAGCCATAACTTTTGACTCTGTAGATCTTAAGGATTTCATGTTCCCTGGTGCAAAGTGTTTGTAAAAATGGAATGAGATTTTTGGGACTTGAAGAAAAAGGTTTTTCTCTAATTAGTTCCCGGCCGGCCCCTCTGCGTTAGTTCCCGGCCCCTCTGCATCATCTCTTCTTATGGAGTCCTCAGGTATTACTTGTCTTGTGTGCATTGTTCTAGCGTTAACAGAATCATAGCACACCGGCTCGCAAACCCCTCGGCAATGTTCTTCCGAATTGAATGGCCTGGCCATGCATTTAGGCATACAGTCAAGTTCCATGCATTGTGAGAAAGTCACTTCTTGAGCAGAGACAAGAGTAGTAATAGTACACAAACACATTAGGAGGAGAATTGCAACTGCGGCCTTATTGCAAGCCATCTTCAATGCAACACAACAcgaacccaaacccaaacccaccaGAGGATATGATATAtattgaaaagagaagagaggagaggaagattTATGATAATTAGAGAGGGTCTTAAGACTCTCTTTGAGGTAGTTGAGGGATTTGATTGAGATGGAAAATTTTAGAATTTACAATTCATGTTTCTTGGATGTCTCTTTGTCCTTTTGGTTTGATTGGTTGTTTATTGCTTGGTTGTAAGGAAGTGTTGTAGAGTAAAACATGCATTGACACAGGAAAGGGTCAAACGAGAAAATCTTGGATCCCCCCGCTCACACCCAAAAATGGTGGCCTTATGATTGTTTGAGTGTCTGCGAggcatggttcgtgatctcggtatTGGCTGGATCGGATCAGATCGGGATCGGATTGGCCAATACGGATTGGGATCATTCAAAttcgggcaaatatgacacttttgtccctgttttcttataaaaaaaactaatttttttaaaaatatttttactcCTGTCCGTAcagctggatcggatcggtatccgGATTGGTCTCGGCCGATACCAATCCAATCCGACCaaaatcggccgatccgattcgatacctaaaaccatgctgGGAGATGCTTTGCAGGTGAGGCAGTTTCTAAGTTTTGAACATGCAACTAACatgttgcaatagcacaacttaaccgttgcgaACGCCAAGGCTCCCCCTACTAAAAATTGTGGCCTTATGttacacaaaaaaagaaagaaagaaagaaaaaaaacccttggAGAGCTGCATTGTGCTGATGTTTTTATTAGGAAAAGGATTTTATCGTCTTCCAGGTAATCAGGACAAAAAATCTATTGTCTAGACCCATGATTTTAGTACACAGTATTGATATGGTATTGGCATAGATCAACCATATCGGACAACTTTACcctgattttcttttaaaaaacattttttttttggttattgttTTACAAGTGTTTTTAGATGGTGTAAATTATTGTTTTACACCTTATCCGTATCGTTTCATTGATACGGTATCGACGGTATTGGGAAAATATCACCTTAATTTGCCTGCCTgttaatttcctcaattccctctaattgatggaggtggaccccactcgggcagtgtgttcgggtagggggtagggtggtcatttcttcCCCCTactagatggaattgaggaaattgaggggcaggtaaattgaggggataaagatccatatCAAGAACGGTGAGTTGCAATACTGATACTATTTCATATGTTTCATTCtactcctctctccctcttgtcatgaatttttatcctcgcCTGTTCGCTACCCAAACAGCCCTCATATGGAGTGcaaaatgacgacttaacctccctCGGGCAAGCCACAATGCATCGCTGTGGTTAAGCTATGGAAATTAGTGGAGCAGCAAGGTGAATGAGCCCAAGTCCACTATCGGGATTTTCAATTGGGGTTGGGGTTGAGATTGGGGCCCGTGGGGGTGGTGGGGTTCAGACCCATGACCCTAGTCACGTTATAACCCATGTAGCCATGCTGAATAGCCAAGGTTCACTTTTTGTTTGAGTGGTTTCTTAACCAACcaattcaacccaaaaaaaaaaaaaggtttcttaACCAATTGGGGAGTTCTTTAGATTTAACATTATCAACAGCTGAAGGACATCTTAGCTGACTACTTATTAGGAGATTGGGTTTTCACTACCAAGGGAGATGCATTGAAAGATAAAGCACGGATTATGAAGATttcacaaagtgattattttagaaaatcaaaatctatcataaataaagaaggcgaTACAGaggattttatttcattgaaaattaaaatagggaGTCTTGAGTGTTGTGATTGAAGTATTTatttaaagcttaaaagaaaattttataggataatCGTACGActaactatgatgtatggtacgAAAAAAATTGGGTAGATAAGAAACATCATAAAGATAAACTCAATGCAGCTAAGTCGAAGATGTTGAGATGAACGTGTGTCAAAACTAGGAAGGAAAAAGTAATGAATGATCATATAAGAACTGATTTGGAAATAGGCCCGATGCATAATAAGCTACGAGAAAATCGTTTGaagtggcatgaccatgttcaatggagaccttgggatgctccagtacaaaggagtgatttgattcatattgaatgagctaaaagagccaaagTCAGACCCAAAATGACTCTAATAGAACCGGTGAGAAaatacatgcatagcttaggctttGTATGAAATATGATCTCAAACAGAACTGATTGGAGTGTAAGGATCCATATAGCCAACCCCTTtcaattgggataaggctgaatagAAATTGTTGTTATGGTAAGGCAGTTCTCATAAAGGAAATGTGGATGGTCTTTACGAAAATGACTAGGAACTAGAATTCAAGAAACAAGAACTtaaccccaaggggtcagctcagttggcaaaagaccaactcctcaaataaaaggtcatgagttcaaaccaccttggggcctatccccatcccctaccccccccaccccaccccccaccccacccccccaatattatacaagctcttaatcccaaaaaaagaaaaaaaaggaaaaaaaagaaacaagatcttAACAACTTAGcattaaaatttaaatatgCAAAATTCAGATTAAACAAAGAGCACGATGAGAGAGAAGGAAATCCGGGCAAATAAAAAGTATCAGTTAGTTTCACCAATTGTTGAACCAAAGGGTCTCAATAGGAatatcaagaaaagaaatatatgGAAAGAACTGTTGGGTTTTTGCTTGCATTTATTACATTGAGACTCACATGATttgttagtttttttatttgtattggGACTCTTTTTGTCACATGGATAGTTTGAAAGTCAAGCTAAGAGGAGTGGGGtgcaaaaaaagaaatcttGCACTTCTAGTACTCTTTGTTCTATATATATGTGCTAATAAGTGGGTTAAATGTAAGACTTGCAAGTGGGTGTAGTTGTGAGAGAGTGGATTGTTCTTGGATTTTTTCAGAGAGGGTGTACAAgggatttgggtttgggttttggggattAAATTTAAACCATTCTtgtattgttttctttctcttagtGAAGAACAGAGTATCTCTCCATGGATGTAggtaggtttttgtctaaccacgtaaatcttacatgtagtttttctttgtcatttttctatcatttttcttttcattagaTTCTGGAGATGTATCTCGTTATAATCGAATCAATATATCCATACACTTCTGTTCGTGTGTTAACCCCAACAAGAACCACACAAGAAAGCAAGATCTTTGAGAGAAATACGACAGTCAATATCTAACTGCTCAATTACATTAGTCAGGCCCCACTAATATGAGGTCCGGCAACTTTACATTCTTTGACTCCAAAAATATAAAGTAAGGACTTCAGTTTTACCAACAGAGACTTCTAATCTAACTTAAGAACAAGAAAATGAGAGGAACAAAGAAAAAACCTCAAAACTTTCTGATTTCTATTCTGCTCATAAAGGTGTCGAGCCTAAGGAATAACCGAAAAAATTGGAGAATTGAATACTGGAATACTGAACTTCTTCGACTCATGGTCTGAATGTATGGGATCTTGTTATAAACCCGTCCATGATTCCATTAAAGAATCAATTACAGCAAGGAAAAATTGATTTTAGCATTTTACAGCTGAAGTTCCACATATGTGGCATCTTCTTCAAACCTATGATGAGTTAGATGGAACCCACCAAAAATGTGATTAGCTCTACATAGGCCTGTTGCTATAACCTTTAGGGATGCAGTTTGATTCCCAATAAAGTGTCACTGCTGAAGCTTGAGGACAGGGAATGCAATGACATCCCGAATGCTGGCAGAGTTTGTAAGAAGCATAACCAACCTGTCAATGCCTAGTCCCTGGAAATTTTTGGTTACATTAGAGTCTATCTGGGAAGAACATTTTGGCAATTACAGATTAACCTTTAGTACATAAAAAGGCCATTTAAATCAACACCACTAACACTTAGTCCCAGCCAAGGATGACGAAGTAAAGATAAAGAATCAGATGATCATACCATTCCTGAAGCTGGTGGCATTCCATATTCCAAAGCTGTTAGGAAGTCTTCATCTAGAGTCACGTCATACGAGTCGtcatcatttctttttcttctctcttccacaGAGTGTGCTTGTGAAATTGCTGCTCTCTTACAATTGTGCTGTCTTATTTGCTCTTCAAGACGTTCTCTCTAGCGTTTAAGCAAACCAATGAAATTAAGAACATGATCAAATCCTTTGCTATGGGCAATAGCCCAAAGCAGATAAACACTTGCAACTGAAAAGTGAGAAATCTAGACTATAAAGGGAAAAAGCTACGCCACTAGAAAGATGTACATTAGTATTTTATGAGAAAGGTCatacagaaaaagagaaacattAACTGCAACAAGACAGTTAACCAGAATCATTTATGGGTTGGAAACCATGGTTCCCATTTGTTTGTCATATTCCTGAAGTAATGAAGTCCTACAACAAGACTTCATCTTGGTTACGAATTAGAGGAAATCATTCAGCAACAAAAAGAGCAAATGAAGAACACAAGGACACAAAAGAGGAATGAGATAacatacaactcaactcaactaagctttatcccaactaaatggggttggctacatggatcctttccctccgatcagctctattcaaagccatacttgttacaaggcctaagctatgcatgtttgtcctcaccacttctcctagagtcatatTAGGCCTATCCCagactcttttagctccttcaatctgaatcaaatcactcctccataatGGAGCATCTAAAAGCCTtcattgcacatgtccatgccacctcaaacaactttctcgcaggttatcatgtatcaaagctattcctaaattagctctaatttggtcattccttattttatcatTTGTAGTTTTAACACTCATCtatctcaacatcatcatctcagctacactaagtttatttatatgttgtttctttacTGCCTAACATTCAGCTTCATTCATCATTACTGGTTGTACAAGTCTTATAaatttttcctttagttttaaAGGCATGTGTTGAttacaacactccggacgcacctcttcacttcatccatccaattttaattctttgtgcatAATCATCcactatttctccttctttgttTATGATGGAGCCTTGGTACCTAAAATactcactttgtggtatctcccTACCATCAATTTTCACTACCTCATTATCAGTCctattgttactaaagttacacaccgtatactctgtttttgttctacttattttaaaatttttttattccaaggttgatctccataattccaacttgGCATTTATCCTtacttttgtttcatccaccaaaacaatatcatcagcaaaaagcatacaccaagagATTTGAAATTAAATGTCTTTAGTCAATTCATTTATGATTAGCGCAAATAAATacgggcttaaagctgatccttgatgtaacccacttgtaattgggaattcactaccctccccccccaagttcttacactagtcaccttaccattatacatatttttaactatgtccacatatttacttaaAACACTTATCTAATACTTGCAAAATTAATTcactagggactctatcatgaGTTTTTTCTAGGTTAATAAAGACCAAATGaagattcttctttttttttgggtgaataagaatttcaataccaaaagaagaagagaagaaattacaaaaaggCCCTAAAGAGGAAGAGCCCAACCAGCCAGCCTAAGCATTTGCCGGAGCAACCAAGGAGACATTTGAGAGACCCCAGGACTGAACAATGGTCCTGTTCCTATGGGTGTCTTTACATGTAGAGGGGGGAAGTAAAGATagctttgctttaatttcaaaggaaatggaatcccaaatcttttggAAAGGCCGAGAGATGGAagtccattttctcaaattacgctccatccaaattgGTTATCTATAAttttagtttcttgtctcaggcgagtttcaattactctctcctataatttcatagtatgactcagaagttttatgcttctatagttattacagatttgaatatcacctttattcatataaaacaaa harbors:
- the LOC122658109 gene encoding uncharacterized protein LOC122658109 translates to MVLDSLSSPHRRTQSPLSSFKKQFPTREEFGSLSTLVQRHRFLLTALVLLAFLCCIYLYFAITLGATESCSGLTGAQKALCRLEAAKTSVSRGKLKHF